The following proteins are encoded in a genomic region of Arcobacter suis CECT 7833:
- a CDS encoding di-heme oxidoredictase family protein has product MLQILKKQNYNILKKLFITKSLVVIFATGLFAVNDSGKFLSNDKNKSLLLKPIDNLKDEEYDKFVLGRSFFTIPWVEAPSITTARDGLGPLFNANTCVSCHPANGRGTLFNKDGLESRSLVARLSVKPNESSEHKEFLKFKGFVPDSVYGNQISINGIHGIDFEGKIKIDFKEIEILFPDGEKQVLLKPNYSLENLNYGDLGKDTIVSYRLAPTLNGMGLIELISNEDILKNVDADDKNADGISGRANWVYSNLTKKEELGRYTWKASVYSLKEQVAGAANNDMGLTTTLFSYENCTSFQKACNEASKAKDKIDLPDERLDAITYYLKHVKAYTPKITKEYEEGLEIFEQISCSKCHISSFETKKGFKVFPYSDFLLHDMGEDLADGKVEFKAMPNEWRTAPLWGLALHEKINKEKPRLLHDGRARSFQEAILWHGGEAQGSKENYMNLPKDKREKLLKFLEEL; this is encoded by the coding sequence ATGTTACAGATCCTGAAGAAACAAAACTATAATATATTAAAAAAACTCTTTATCACTAAAAGCCTTGTAGTAATTTTTGCTACAGGGCTTTTTGCGGTTAATGATAGTGGTAAATTTTTATCAAATGATAAAAATAAGTCCTTACTTCTGAAACCAATTGATAATTTAAAAGATGAAGAGTATGATAAATTCGTATTAGGTAGAAGTTTTTTTACTATTCCATGGGTTGAAGCACCAAGTATTACAACTGCAAGAGATGGTTTAGGACCACTTTTTAATGCAAATACCTGTGTTAGTTGTCATCCTGCAAATGGAAGAGGAACTTTATTTAATAAAGATGGTTTGGAATCTAGATCTTTAGTTGCAAGATTATCAGTAAAACCAAATGAATCTTCAGAACATAAAGAGTTTTTAAAATTCAAAGGTTTTGTTCCAGATAGTGTTTATGGAAATCAAATATCTATAAATGGTATCCACGGAATAGATTTTGAAGGTAAAATAAAAATAGATTTTAAAGAGATAGAAATTTTATTTCCAGATGGAGAAAAACAGGTTTTATTAAAACCAAATTATTCGTTAGAAAATTTGAATTATGGTGATTTAGGAAAAGATACTATAGTTTCATATAGATTAGCTCCAACACTAAATGGTATGGGTTTAATAGAATTAATTTCAAATGAAGATATTTTAAAAAATGTTGATGCTGATGATAAAAATGCAGATGGAATATCTGGTCGAGCAAATTGGGTTTATTCTAATCTTACAAAAAAAGAAGAATTAGGACGATATACTTGGAAAGCTAGTGTTTATTCATTAAAAGAGCAAGTTGCCGGTGCTGCAAATAATGATATGGGATTAACAACTACACTTTTTTCATATGAAAACTGTACTTCTTTTCAAAAAGCATGTAATGAGGCCTCAAAAGCCAAAGATAAAATTGATTTACCAGATGAGAGACTTGATGCTATAACTTATTATTTGAAGCATGTAAAAGCATATACTCCTAAAATCACTAAAGAGTATGAAGAAGGTTTAGAAATATTTGAACAAATTTCATGTTCAAAGTGTCATATTAGTAGTTTTGAAACAAAAAAAGGATTTAAAGTTTTTCCTTATTCTGATTTTTTACTTCATGATATGGGTGAAGATTTAGCAGATGGAAAAGTTGAATTTAAAGCAATGCCAAATGAGTGGAGAACAGCACCTTTGTGGGGATTAGCACTTCATGAAAAAATAAATAAAGAAAAACCTAGACTTTTACATGACGGACGTGCTAGAAGTTTTCAAGAAGCTATTTTGTGGCATGGTGGAGAAGCACAAGGCAGTAAGGAAAATTATATGAATTTACCGAAAGATAAAAGAGAAAAATTACTTAAATTTTTAGAGGAGTTATAA
- a CDS encoding cytochrome-c peroxidase, whose translation MNKLKLVSMGILCIGSICLSANEISQKETLGQVLFSDKNLSKNRTQSCATCHNPNAGFADDRENGIKRMASLGDDNKSLGDRQAPTASYAKFSPDFHFDEKKQKYIGGQFWDGRAKTLEEQAGGPPLNPVEMGMGNKKEIIERIKENTYYVQTFKELFGEDIFKDDEKAYDAMTNVIATFERSNEFSPFDSKYDRYLKGEYDLTPLEDLGKSIFFSNNNNSCATCHVLKGEDKAGETFTNYEYHNIGTPANKTLRAKNGVKDIDKGLLANPNVKDVAQNGKHKVPTLRNVAVTAPYMHNGVFKDLKTVIEFYDKYNNKDRNINPETNKPWDDAEVKETIALKELKANALTDRKVEALVAFMKLLTDKKYEYLLEK comes from the coding sequence ATGAATAAATTAAAATTAGTTTCTATGGGAATTTTGTGTATAGGTTCTATTTGTTTAAGTGCAAATGAAATTTCACAAAAAGAGACTTTAGGTCAGGTGCTATTTTCTGATAAAAATTTATCAAAAAATAGAACACAATCATGTGCAACATGCCACAATCCAAATGCAGGATTTGCAGATGATAGAGAAAATGGTATAAAAAGAATGGCTTCATTAGGAGATGATAATAAATCTTTAGGTGATAGACAAGCGCCAACTGCTTCTTATGCTAAATTTTCTCCTGATTTTCATTTTGATGAGAAAAAACAAAAATATATTGGTGGACAATTTTGGGATGGAAGAGCTAAAACTTTAGAAGAACAAGCAGGTGGTCCTCCATTAAATCCAGTTGAAATGGGAATGGGAAATAAAAAAGAAATAATTGAGAGAATCAAAGAAAATACTTATTATGTTCAAACATTTAAAGAACTATTTGGTGAAGATATTTTTAAAGATGATGAAAAAGCTTATGATGCAATGACAAATGTGATTGCAACTTTTGAAAGAAGTAATGAATTTTCACCATTTGATTCAAAATATGATAGATACTTAAAAGGTGAATATGATTTAACACCACTTGAAGATTTAGGTAAATCAATATTCTTTTCAAACAACAATAACTCTTGCGCAACTTGTCACGTGTTAAAAGGTGAAGATAAAGCAGGGGAAACTTTTACAAATTATGAATATCATAATATTGGAACACCTGCAAATAAAACTTTAAGAGCAAAAAATGGTGTAAAAGATATTGATAAAGGATTATTGGCAAATCCAAATGTAAAAGATGTTGCACAAAATGGAAAACATAAAGTTCCGACACTCCGAAATGTTGCAGTTACAGCTCCTTATATGCACAATGGTGTATTTAAAGACTTAAAAACAGTTATTGAGTTTTATGATAAATACAACAATAAAGATAGAAATATAAATCCTGAAACTAACAAACCTTGGGATGATGCAGAAGTAAAAGAAACAATTGCTCTAAAAGAGTTAAAAGCAAATGCTTTAACTGATAGAAAAGTAGAAGCATTAGTTGCATTTATGAAACTTTTAACTGACAAAAAATATGAGTATTTGTTGGAAAAATAG
- a CDS encoding AI-2E family transporter — MKKDYFLRWIGFGVFALIIWLFLPFLKSFFVASLMVMATFPIYYFIETKLKRYKKLKIFAPIISAGFVTLVVSLIVFMPITLFLFNFLSHPTESMAIILSFWDKIDALNQHLPSYLEWIRIPLDTIIPMVVTRKEEITSFLAALLGNGLKDFMLMLVDMSMIVIFFFFLTLYSRRLIFFFIPIIPLSRSIKRDFFKEMTIMVSVVFYTLVGVMIAQGLAFGIFIAFFDGYNPLLLGFLVAIMSILPILGTGLVWVPIAVNEYLQGNIFNALIISIYSYAMMAFFIDNILKLVILNFVNKKVSKNKHRINEFIIFFAIVGGLSTFGFWGFILGPAIIALAITTLVSLRKANRLSQSI, encoded by the coding sequence ATGAAAAAAGACTATTTTTTACGCTGGATTGGATTTGGAGTTTTTGCTCTTATAATTTGGTTATTTTTACCTTTCTTAAAAAGTTTTTTTGTAGCATCACTAATGGTAATGGCTACTTTCCCCATATACTATTTCATAGAAACAAAACTAAAACGATATAAAAAACTAAAAATTTTTGCACCTATAATTTCTGCTGGTTTTGTTACCTTGGTAGTTTCGTTAATTGTTTTTATGCCAATTACACTGTTTTTATTTAATTTTCTTAGTCATCCAACAGAGAGCATGGCTATAATTCTATCTTTTTGGGATAAGATTGATGCCTTAAATCAGCACCTTCCTTCTTATCTAGAGTGGATTAGAATTCCCCTTGATACAATTATTCCGATGGTAGTAACACGAAAAGAAGAGATTACTTCATTTCTAGCAGCCTTGCTTGGAAATGGATTAAAAGACTTTATGCTGATGTTAGTCGATATGTCAATGATTGTTATATTTTTCTTCTTTTTGACTTTATACAGTCGAAGGCTAATTTTCTTTTTTATCCCTATTATTCCACTATCACGTTCAATAAAAAGAGATTTTTTTAAAGAAATGACGATTATGGTATCTGTTGTTTTTTATACTTTAGTGGGAGTAATGATCGCGCAAGGATTAGCATTTGGGATTTTTATTGCTTTTTTTGATGGATATAACCCTTTATTACTTGGTTTTTTAGTTGCAATTATGTCAATTCTTCCCATTTTAGGAACAGGGTTAGTTTGGGTTCCAATTGCAGTAAACGAATATCTTCAAGGCAATATCTTTAATGCACTCATTATCTCTATTTATTCATATGCCATGATGGCATTTTTCATTGATAATATTCTAAAACTTGTCATTTTAAATTTTGTAAATAAAAAAGTAAGCAAAAATAAACATCGTATCAATGAGTTTATTATATTCTTTGCCATTGTAGGAGGGTTATCGACTTTTGGATTCTGGGGATTTATCTTAGGACCTGCAATTATTGCACTTGCAATTACGACTCTTGTGAGTTTGCGCAAAGCCAATCGATTAAGTCAATCGATTTAA
- a CDS encoding sensor domain-containing protein yields MDSTLIQPDDFLKLISKHLPDMLWAKDLDGRYLYANDAICNKLLMATPQEVIGKNDVFFAQRERAKHPENKQWHTFGELCFNSDTLVLDEMKPMIFEEYGNIKGELVYLEVNKAPLQDVNGKLIGTIGSGRDITSQVLLEKKNEKLAFYDQLTLLPNRQKILLDISLKNPTACVIFNIDEFKVINDFFGMESGDKILQDISKWFLRLDFETYRIDGDEFAILYYEDIPIENIKHNIENLLSLFEEELFHIEDETIHIQLSAGIAKVKDKLLTKADIAINYAREQKIKVSVYEENANIEEKYKHNIAIATSIREALLDNRIICHYQPIIDIETSKIAKYETLVRMIDKNNKIIPPLDFLKIAKKTKLYSHITKEVVHQSCNMFKNRKESFSVNLSIDDIKDPNTVQEIINTIIKTNTASRIVFEILESEGIENYDEVANFIVQVKSLGAKIAIDDFGTGYSNFEHILRLNIDYIKIDGSLIKNIQKDKKHRIIVETIVDFAKKTDSKTVAEFVSDERIFSIIKEIGVDFSQGFYTGKPQMIN; encoded by the coding sequence ATGGATTCAACTCTTATTCAACCTGACGATTTTTTAAAGCTAATTTCAAAACATTTACCTGATATGTTATGGGCAAAAGATTTAGATGGTCGATATTTATATGCCAATGATGCTATTTGTAATAAGTTGTTAATGGCAACACCTCAAGAAGTTATAGGAAAAAACGATGTTTTTTTCGCCCAAAGAGAAAGAGCTAAACATCCAGAGAATAAACAATGGCATACCTTTGGAGAGTTGTGTTTTAATTCTGATACGTTAGTTCTTGATGAAATGAAACCTATGATTTTTGAAGAGTATGGAAATATTAAAGGTGAACTTGTATATTTAGAAGTAAACAAAGCGCCTCTACAAGATGTAAATGGTAAATTAATAGGAACTATTGGAAGTGGAAGAGATATAACTTCTCAGGTTTTATTAGAAAAAAAGAATGAAAAATTAGCTTTTTATGATCAATTAACTCTTCTACCAAATAGACAAAAAATACTTTTAGATATTAGTTTAAAAAATCCAACAGCCTGTGTTATATTCAATATTGATGAATTTAAAGTAATAAATGATTTTTTTGGTATGGAAAGTGGAGATAAGATTTTACAAGATATTTCAAAATGGTTTTTAAGATTGGATTTTGAAACTTATAGAATAGATGGAGATGAATTTGCGATTTTATATTATGAAGATATTCCTATTGAAAATATAAAACACAATATTGAAAATCTTTTATCTTTATTTGAAGAAGAGTTATTTCATATAGAAGATGAAACTATACATATTCAGTTATCTGCTGGAATTGCAAAAGTAAAAGATAAACTTCTTACAAAAGCTGATATTGCAATTAATTATGCAAGGGAACAAAAAATAAAAGTTTCAGTATATGAAGAAAATGCAAATATTGAAGAAAAATATAAACACAATATTGCAATTGCAACTTCAATAAGAGAAGCATTACTTGATAATAGAATTATTTGTCATTATCAGCCAATTATAGATATTGAAACAAGTAAAATTGCCAAATATGAAACTTTGGTTAGAATGATTGATAAAAACAATAAAATAATTCCTCCTTTAGATTTTTTAAAGATAGCAAAAAAAACAAAACTTTATTCTCATATTACAAAAGAAGTTGTACATCAATCTTGTAATATGTTTAAAAATAGAAAAGAGAGTTTTTCTGTAAATTTATCAATAGATGACATAAAAGATCCAAATACTGTTCAAGAAATTATAAATACAATTATAAAAACAAATACCGCTTCACGAATTGTTTTTGAAATATTAGAATCAGAAGGTATTGAAAATTATGATGAAGTTGCAAACTTTATTGTACAAGTAAAATCCCTTGGAGCAAAAATAGCTATTGATGATTTTGGAACAGGTTATTCTAACTTTGAACATATTTTGAGATTAAATATTGATTACATAAAAATTGATGGTTCTTTAATTAAAAATATTCAAAAAGATAAAAAACATAGAATTATTGTAGAAACAATAGTAGATTTTGCTAAAAAAACTGATTCAAAAACAGTTGCTGAATTTGTATCTGATGAAAGAATCTTTTCAATTATAAAAGAAATTGGCGTAGATTTTTCACAAGGGTTTTATACTGGAAAACCACAAATGATAAACTAA
- a CDS encoding imelysin family protein, translating into MRKVLFLVVLLSSMVFANERVLVNIIKNVSIPNVQTAIDNAKILQKDANAQNFTNFLKSWKKVEALYFAGDIDENYADTPRYIDIFNNLKEDLGSQMKRVVESKDDAKVALFKNSFKTINALEYVLFNDKDISKREKELNVVILDSIISHLENIKKVYETYLAAPTKDEKWENSLVINTLIASSYRLKEWRIGNSSGNAGKFKNDPKNERAEYFLSQNSFEAIDAILEAHKQIVEKNKYYDFASYAMDKGASIELLMVIEKIKETQEALKKLKKDDFVNASALFNSAKDLHNAYYLSLIGQLSVTGKILDADGD; encoded by the coding sequence ATGAGAAAAGTGTTGTTTTTAGTTGTATTACTTTCTAGTATGGTTTTTGCCAATGAAAGAGTACTTGTTAACATAATAAAAAATGTATCAATTCCAAATGTACAAACTGCAATTGATAATGCAAAAATTCTACAAAAAGATGCAAATGCTCAGAATTTTACAAATTTCTTGAAGTCGTGGAAAAAAGTTGAAGCTTTGTATTTTGCAGGTGATATTGATGAAAATTATGCTGATACTCCAAGATATATTGATATTTTCAATAATTTAAAAGAAGATTTAGGTTCTCAAATGAAAAGGGTTGTTGAATCAAAAGATGATGCAAAAGTTGCTTTATTTAAAAATTCTTTTAAAACAATAAATGCTTTAGAGTATGTTTTGTTTAATGATAAAGATATTTCAAAAAGAGAAAAAGAGTTAAATGTTGTTATTTTAGACTCAATAATTTCTCACTTAGAAAATATAAAAAAAGTTTATGAAACTTATTTAGCTGCACCTACAAAAGATGAAAAATGGGAAAATTCTTTGGTTATAAATACTTTGATTGCAAGTTCTTATAGACTAAAAGAGTGGAGAATTGGGAATTCAAGTGGAAATGCTGGTAAATTTAAAAATGATCCAAAAAATGAAAGAGCAGAGTATTTTTTAAGTCAAAACTCTTTTGAAGCAATAGATGCTATTTTGGAAGCGCATAAACAAATAGTTGAAAAAAATAAATATTATGATTTTGCATCATATGCTATGGATAAAGGTGCTTCGATTGAACTTTTAATGGTAATTGAGAAAATAAAAGAAACACAAGAAGCATTAAAAAAACTTAAAAAAGATGATTTTGTAAATGCAAGTGCATTATTTAATAGTGCAAAAGATTTACATAACGCATATTATTTATCTTTAATTGGACAGTTAAGTGTAACTGGAAAAATTTTAGATGCGGATGGAGATTAA
- a CDS encoding imelysin family protein, with the protein MLNFSKKVVISLSVVTAIALTGCTPSQSGNEKQELTKANSVLDAYANIALANYSDALKDAKTLKVTIDEFAKKPTFENFNKAKIAWLLSRESYGQTEIFRLANGPVDAEEGWIADAYGALEGQINAWPLDENMIDYTIDADGKLTSGNIIDTVGVFNPGGEESKEVDVTKITVESITDLNENGGDANVASGYHAIEFLLWGQDQDYSNFLKDGITNGALTPGLRPLKDFTTDKNAARRLAYLKAASEKLVADLEVITSAWEKDINGTKGLYQAALKGQLTGDNASKNIESAEALKQIIAGMGVFVKSELANERIAVAVLTPSEEDEHSCFSDNTHRDIVNNYLGFKNILTATYKGKKYGDSLLDAVDSETKTRIQELMKSIEEKINSIDEVAKTKEHFDYQIRPESSQSKVIIKLKNDLRKLGDEMVNVAAANKISLSTDDVTDPEETKL; encoded by the coding sequence ATGTTAAATTTTAGTAAAAAAGTGGTGATTTCTCTGTCTGTAGTTACTGCTATTGCGTTAACTGGTTGTACACCTTCTCAAAGTGGAAACGAAAAACAGGAATTAACAAAAGCTAATTCAGTTTTAGATGCTTATGCAAACATTGCATTAGCTAATTATAGTGATGCATTAAAAGATGCAAAAACTTTAAAAGTAACAATTGATGAATTTGCAAAAAAACCAACTTTTGAGAATTTTAATAAAGCAAAAATAGCTTGGTTACTTTCAAGAGAATCTTATGGACAAACTGAAATTTTCAGACTTGCAAATGGTCCTGTTGATGCAGAAGAAGGATGGATTGCAGATGCTTATGGTGCTTTAGAAGGTCAAATTAATGCTTGGCCACTTGATGAAAATATGATTGATTATACAATTGATGCTGATGGAAAATTAACTTCAGGAAATATCATTGATACAGTTGGAGTTTTTAATCCAGGTGGAGAAGAATCAAAAGAAGTTGATGTTACTAAAATTACAGTTGAATCAATTACTGATTTAAATGAAAATGGTGGAGATGCAAATGTTGCATCTGGTTATCATGCTATTGAATTTTTATTATGGGGACAAGATCAAGATTATTCTAACTTCTTAAAAGATGGTATTACTAATGGTGCATTAACTCCAGGACTTAGACCTCTAAAAGATTTTACAACTGATAAAAATGCAGCAAGAAGATTAGCTTATTTAAAAGCTGCAAGTGAAAAATTAGTTGCTGATTTAGAAGTTATTACGTCTGCTTGGGAAAAAGATATTAATGGAACAAAAGGTTTATATCAAGCTGCATTAAAAGGTCAATTAACAGGTGATAATGCATCAAAAAATATTGAATCAGCTGAAGCTTTAAAACAAATCATTGCTGGAATGGGAGTTTTTGTAAAATCTGAATTAGCAAATGAAAGAATTGCAGTTGCTGTTTTAACTCCAAGTGAAGAAGATGAGCACTCTTGTTTCTCTGATAATACTCACAGAGATATAGTAAACAACTATTTAGGATTTAAAAATATTTTAACTGCTACTTATAAGGGTAAAAAATATGGAGATTCTTTATTAGATGCTGTTGATTCAGAAACAAAAACAAGAATTCAAGAATTAATGAAATCAATTGAAGAAAAAATTAATAGTATTGATGAAGTTGCAAAAACAAAAGAACATTTCGATTATCAAATCAGACCAGAAAGTTCTCAATCAAAAGTTATTATAAAACTTAAAAATGATCTAAGAAAATTAGGTGATGAAATGGTAAATGTGGCAGCAGCGAACAAAATTAGTTTAAGTACAGATGATGTTACAGATCCTGAAGAAACAAAACTATAA
- a CDS encoding F0F1 ATP synthase subunit C — translation MKKIVLLMLAIAGIAFAADEAVVNETLKAYSVVAAGIGLGLAALGGAIGMGNTAAATIAGTARNPGLGGKLMTTMFIALAMIEAQVIYALVVAMIALYANPFLG, via the coding sequence ATGAAAAAAATCGTTCTTTTAATGCTAGCTATTGCTGGTATCGCTTTCGCTGCTGACGAAGCTGTTGTAAATGAAACTTTAAAAGCATACTCTGTAGTTGCTGCTGGGATTGGATTAGGTCTTGCTGCACTTGGTGGTGCTATTGGTATGGGTAATACTGCTGCTGCAACTATTGCTGGTACTGCTAGAAACCCAGGTTTAGGTGGAAAATTAATGACTACTATGTTCATTGCATTAGCGATGATCGAAGCACAAGTTATTTATGCACTTGTTGTTGCAATGATTGCATTATATGCAAATCCATTTTTAGGGTAA
- the pglF gene encoding UDP-N-acetylglucosamine 4,6-dehydratase (configuration-retaining), with amino-acid sequence MNYLRDKRFLGVLSTIVISIFSFFLVTLLLEKEFSLIVVSVIVSTRVIASFLLFDDYKLSWSKASTKTGLMKILLALASFIVYMPILYYVLGIHFNLIFIDLIFYSFIVNILVYVYKYYHTVGNQSKTKELVIYGAGKAGLQLQREFLNTEYKLICFIDDDEVLQHRSIDGISIYSKEKFCNIFKDKKFDKMVVAIPSASKEQIKIVYENMQNNFKTIKILPSIENILKKEEFTKQLKDISVEDLLARHPKDLDKKQIENFIKDKVVLITGAGGSIGSEISRQCKAYGAKQLILLDHSEFNLYSIMEELKDENVIPVMQTVRKIEFLERTFEKYKPQILIHAAAYKHVPLVEHNILEGISNNIIGTKNCIDLSIKYEVEKFVLISTDKAVRPTNVMGTTKRVCELYAQNVDSKNTEIVAVRFGNVLGSSGSVIPKFKSQIEQGKNITVTHPDITRYFMLIPEACELVLQAASIGKGGEIFILDMGEPIKIVDLAKKMIELSGRNEINIEFCGLRPGEKLYEELLINDSDQKTKYESITVASSTNFEINELNQKIEELLVCEDKISKLKEIVPEFNHQLNL; translated from the coding sequence ATGAATTATTTACGAGATAAAAGATTTTTAGGAGTTCTTTCAACTATTGTTATATCAATATTTTCATTTTTTTTAGTAACTCTTTTATTAGAAAAAGAATTTTCCTTGATAGTTGTAAGTGTGATAGTTTCAACAAGAGTAATTGCTTCATTTTTATTATTTGATGATTATAAACTTTCTTGGTCTAAAGCTTCTACAAAAACAGGACTAATGAAAATTTTATTGGCATTAGCTAGTTTTATAGTGTATATGCCTATATTATATTATGTATTAGGAATACATTTTAATCTTATCTTTATTGATTTAATCTTTTATTCTTTTATTGTAAATATTTTAGTTTATGTTTATAAGTATTATCATACGGTGGGAAATCAAAGTAAAACTAAAGAATTAGTTATTTATGGAGCTGGAAAAGCTGGTCTTCAACTTCAAAGAGAATTTTTAAATACAGAGTATAAATTAATTTGTTTTATAGATGATGATGAAGTTCTCCAACACAGAAGTATAGATGGTATTTCTATATATTCAAAAGAAAAATTTTGTAACATTTTTAAAGATAAAAAATTTGACAAGATGGTAGTTGCTATACCATCTGCTTCAAAAGAGCAGATAAAAATAGTATATGAAAATATGCAAAATAATTTTAAAACTATTAAAATACTTCCAAGTATTGAGAATATCCTAAAAAAAGAAGAGTTTACTAAACAACTAAAAGATATCTCTGTTGAAGATCTACTTGCTCGTCATCCAAAAGATTTGGATAAAAAACAAATTGAAAATTTTATCAAAGATAAAGTAGTTCTTATAACTGGTGCTGGAGGAAGTATAGGAAGTGAGATAAGTAGACAATGTAAAGCTTATGGAGCAAAACAATTAATACTTTTAGACCATAGTGAATTTAATCTTTATTCTATTATGGAAGAACTAAAAGATGAAAATGTAATTCCAGTTATGCAAACAGTTAGAAAAATAGAATTTTTAGAAAGAACCTTTGAAAAATATAAACCTCAAATCCTTATTCACGCAGCTGCTTATAAACATGTACCTTTAGTTGAACATAATATTTTAGAAGGTATTTCAAATAATATAATTGGAACTAAAAACTGTATAGATTTATCAATTAAATATGAAGTCGAGAAATTTGTTCTAATCTCAACAGATAAAGCTGTTCGACCAACAAATGTAATGGGAACTACAAAAAGAGTTTGTGAATTATATGCTCAAAATGTGGATTCAAAAAATACTGAAATAGTTGCTGTTAGATTTGGAAATGTTTTAGGAAGTAGTGGAAGTGTTATTCCAAAGTTTAAATCACAAATAGAACAAGGTAAAAATATTACAGTTACTCATCCCGATATTACAAGATATTTTATGTTAATTCCAGAAGCTTGTGAGCTTGTACTTCAAGCAGCAAGTATTGGAAAAGGTGGAGAGATATTTATACTTGATATGGGTGAACCTATAAAGATAGTCGATTTAGCTAAAAAGATGATAGAATTAAGTGGAAGAAATGAGATAAATATAGAGTTTTGTGGTTTAAGACCTGGTGAAAAACTATATGAAGAGTTATTGATAAATGATAGTGATCAAAAAACAAAATATGAGTCAATTACAGTTGCAAGTTCTACTAATTTTGAAATAAATGAATTAAATCAAAAAATTGAAGAGTTATTAGTTTGTGAAGATAAAATCTCTAAATTAAAAGAGATAGTTCCAGAATTTAATCATCAGTTGAATTTATAG
- a CDS encoding sterol desaturase family protein has protein sequence MNDFFALEYLTDPNKRLFWIYIISSILLAIVYFYINKKNTRVILSSKLWLHPSAKLDYYYFFLSYFINIFLLVPFIVSAKTIAYSINKLLFLQFDYFENTFFSYETVIFMYTLALFLVSDFTRYWLHRFLHTIPFLWEFHKVHHSAKVLTPITFYRVHPVENFLFGLRYSLSIGFVTGIFIYFFGAMIDIYTVVGVNVFLFVFSIFGANLRHTHVPFSYFAFIEKWLMSPKQHQIHHSRKHFDKNYGGFVSIWDRMFGSLQLSNEVPVLKFGLRKNQMGDYTSLKSLIFRPFINLLIKRKN, from the coding sequence TTGAACGATTTTTTTGCACTAGAGTATTTAACAGATCCAAATAAAAGGCTTTTTTGGATTTATATAATATCTTCAATATTGTTAGCAATAGTATATTTTTATATTAATAAAAAAAATACAAGAGTTATTCTATCTTCGAAACTTTGGTTACATCCAAGTGCAAAGCTTGATTATTACTACTTTTTTTTGTCATATTTTATAAATATATTTTTATTGGTTCCTTTTATTGTAAGTGCAAAAACTATTGCTTATTCTATTAATAAACTCTTGTTTTTACAATTTGATTATTTTGAAAATACTTTTTTCTCTTATGAAACAGTTATTTTTATGTATACATTGGCTTTATTTTTAGTAAGTGATTTTACAAGATATTGGTTACATAGATTTTTGCATACAATTCCTTTTTTATGGGAGTTTCACAAAGTTCATCATAGTGCAAAAGTTTTAACACCAATTACTTTTTATCGGGTTCATCCAGTTGAAAATTTTCTTTTTGGACTGAGATATTCTTTGAGTATTGGTTTTGTAACTGGTATTTTTATATATTTTTTTGGTGCAATGATTGATATTTATACAGTAGTAGGTGTGAATGTTTTTTTATTTGTATTTTCAATTTTCGGAGCAAACTTAAGACACACACATGTGCCTTTTTCATATTTTGCTTTTATAGAAAAATGGTTGATGTCTCCAAAACAACATCAAATTCATCATAGTAGAAAACATTTTGATAAAAACTATGGTGGATTTGTTTCTATTTGGGACAGAATGTTTGGAAGTTTACAACTTTCAAATGAGGTACCCGTTTTAAAATTTGGTTTAAGAAAAAATCAAATGGGTGATTATACTTCGTTAAAAAGTCTAATATTTAGACCTTTTATAAATCTTTTAATAAAAAGGAAAAATTAA